One segment of Megachile rotundata isolate GNS110a chromosome 4, iyMegRotu1, whole genome shotgun sequence DNA contains the following:
- the nocte gene encoding no circadian temperature entrainment isoform X3 yields MSTLSGLVSKGEKGKSKFQSLDINNLYRGESLEQHQQKNTLPRKHGMQSLGKVPSARRPPANLPSLKSEHSSNDPAVSLVPSGGSGWATTKDSTTTTTTTTTTAVTTPDTTTSHSSPTQCVPGTTVTASLHPLLPGQQSISQPPYSSDINSKSSWSAIMSRSGDGTVAGGQQQSQQPQQQQQQQQQQQQQQQQQQQQSVNRELNAQYGPGPSLRPQTEGSWIQGGSRTNSGAGIGAAPGSGNGTTSAVQAPPLNISGSGGHSDISGGGRQNLVQSPNMGMAQGGPPHSSANSQNTLNSNSHQVGSNLHHYRGLIPPFLYRGNFSGGFPSQFPPNTSSSGPRPRFNYSSERFPAPPPIRQQERDQRVPEEEIVTRPIIKEEDLTRMDDISRDAGWAAHDDIDYNQKLAFSDEEPDSEPSKKDEKRDTKEEKSEEISTEDREKIRGNRDNRDDHDNRDSKESREQPIHRTWTQSSVPRDYRGSNGSGSYSGQSQLHSVHSLRGVEDDEAWNERRRLKFEVASAVERARQRKEEEEKRYQELTRQAAAKKLQDLEQKLKAKHKEEERGQSNESKSLINVPPVPIPVPDWERERENRERESRERERPCAATSEGKDEKSLNRELRETRDSPKDGRESREPLMSDFRQGDRDRQGFARQPDTVRNERERERERERDRDRDQRDTRDRDHLAFSRHFQNNLPPRFQKQQAERSGTGFSRISPSTERSSTQSVPFSQQYDPGRWVHNHGSLIDNNLKAAHGNAPQRRSRTDSDISTSMDEDRPPSRDYRGSLLRDDRYRHSSHRPYDARKSASYYDEYSRNCRDHDYDDRHSRDSWERERYFDDNKDRDSKDGLETRDVRENRDIRDNRANRDNRDSRENRDRDSKDKKDYDNYLKDPFDERDRDRERDRERDRERDRDRDRDRDRDRDRERDRERDRERDRDRDRDREREREQRERERERERERERERERERERDRDRDQRERSESTEWREERIIQERSIDNRRDSQREERMERNERPQRPDSRDSRTSRESKTSLREDDSHKLRDCSSWVNEVVDYEESKRDMYHEDTRDRERERERERERRQPLGPVTKERIEADELKNEKRSLTQLKRAGCDSDKKDQTKECTETKKETDVWNRKLERTNENARTAERSDGSPKAWADAVSPTFDKEEKLLECNKNEKDTEDLKQSFEKLSLEKREDTLNEEVTELQAKEDKREKNTRNRTSSGGSNSRVRDSRGGRQWGGMYSVYARGWRGPESRGRRGGPRAAARPASARSGSYGHTDSENSADEISGSTESGKEEKKSARSPKLGSHKAEKEERVSGRDDKRADYSQSQRNEKRAYDAKSNREGFAPSGEPSRRGRGSFRIRSATTAGSRMEGYGPPSSKSPFSSERGTDEKQSCARQNPSTPTPEKEVGSSISSSQLESADDKIIAKQQALTAGITGKRAKSPNQQSQQSQQAQQPCNKQEASHATGNVVSQKVQFRKEETRSKRTRSGSRRGRDNRELRYRGNGSNASKQTSSDVGNEDWETTSENSGEEHVDEHKDSRNSRNKQFTVCTSTGNSQNMAASNMHSRRNEQIGNSREQREKGLKSCSNTTSSRAPGAEKRNLQNSSFANQKSHSNSIPPLIQSCQVQNGRSRNQTIGSNSMTSSKTTVKDTATVNRMEDVKLSDPNLIGQTVNDANKKSQGKEKKTMVECDGETNSFVEDVSNAIEDKLDSDGFQEVRSKKNVKESRHGQKEETKQPIKREKEKDRERDRSKSKTNGSQAASLQQVQNIPPLLSQTIPQPANIQQKQYDRTSRNQKLAPRFQKQRLAKQQQQQQMCVSEGTDSNKINNSNNYGKDSSSGPAPPPSVNAWDKPFTTSQLRSNSPSAVSADIQLIPGLSVQNDHGHGGHGHSHGHGGHTGHGHVHGHEANEQTNSGNSSQRNSPNSEKPGKNMKDQLAEKSSVADVSSPPVQTLIFENTNYSKTTKAGPSDLAVKTKFPNHIKTQQQQRVEKRADLEEEGNASSIQQQQQQQSLPVAFSNKPNDLIKDKNQEPIQMPLSFNKNEDNADMKLDFTFDSDLSQLTEDKSKSLGMTRSMHMATGQNTISPSTAELNLKIASVKKVWENAPPMPTVVEHEDGNVVSSANTFPQPFESTDVDDSYSPHQQYNQNNMKNEITTSTNVCKLVPPQVKPQQQSSGSSSGQSGSTVPGPSPIGAGQSPIGHPPVSLQGPLSPPPFNSTGQPSHINYQEFPQYPGSQAAQYGSMSAIPSPPAVLFNTGSGQLPAQAGGLYGAFQLDQNRSPFTQYPPYAPSLQNSFSQQNVYLQQPPPPPPHAPNAPTPDMYQNNLSQYRITAAAAPPFGQNQQLSNNPNTVLISSSSNSLMSASVKPSSQPIGAIGTKAPHFQAPSAPQPNPLTYIPYDPNQVLGVSGSYMGNSQLVQRPGPNVQASANSYYSATSAGPSIMFSDVFPGSQTGFYQQGGATQQTGTHYGLQGFGQHSQSLATGNATPVGLQNFSTGFLSSSGLQIAAAAAAQQFRNPTGGLPGPANAGPTFLSKHQPQEQPRQLKSPSGNQQDVLASVFSSTPQIPSPKSRNCKQQSTSQQPQPSPTQHHKYQQYQGVSQSTLVLQQNVRGMGMPPRAGIQPSQQRYPPPIQRPVVPFTPGPNPNNPSQQQPNCIQSQQQQQAQINRHRPNLHQQQQQQRNMKMQQQYYSTQGNVKIDANEKTDSHNDKISDGNSGAQQGSTKPNVNSQDNDNKEEVNQQNE; encoded by the exons AAGGTGCCTTCGGCACGACGACCTCCTGCTAATCTGCCTAGTTTGAAAAGTGAACATAGCAGTAACGATCCAGCTGTTAGTCTTGTACCAAGTGGAGGAAGTGGTTGGGCTACTACCAAAGATTCAACGACCACCACTACTACTACGACTACTACAGCTGTAACCACACCTGATACAACTACT TCACATTCTTCGCCGACACAATGTGTACCAGGGACTACTGTGACGGCATCGCTGCATCCGCTACTTCCAGGACAACAAAGTATCTCACAGCCTCCGTATTCTTCCGACATAAACAGCAAATCATCATGGAGTGCAATAATGAGCAGATCTGGAGAcg GTACTGTAGCAGGAGGCCAacaacaatcacaacaaccgcaacagcagcaacaacaacagcagcagcagcagcagcaacaacaacagcaacaacagcaatcGGTAAATCGGGAATTAAATGCACAATACGGGCCCGGACCAAGTTTACGACCGCAAA CGGAAGGAAGTTGGATACAAGGTGGAAGCCGCACAAACAGTGGTGCGGGAATAGGTGCGGCTCCTGGTTCCGGAAATGGAACCACTTCAGCGGTCCAGGCCCCCCCTTTGAATATCAGTGGATCGGGAGGGCATTCAGACATATCTGGTGGCGGTCGACAGAACTTGGTCCAGTCTCCCAACATGGGCATGGCCCAGGGAGGCCCTCCTCATAGTTCGGCAAATAGTCAGAACACTTTAAATTCTAATTCCCATCAAGTTGGCTCAAATCTCCATCATTACAGAGGACTTATTCCCCCATTT ttgTACAGAGGAAACTTTTCTGGTGGATTCCCTTCGCAGTTTCCGCCGAACACGAGTTCCAGCGGGCCTAGGCCCCGGTTCAATTACTCGTCAGAACGATTTCCTGCTCCACCTCCTATTCGTCAACAGGAACGCGATCAGCGTGTTCCCGAGGAAGAAATCGTTACGCGACCAATTATTAAGGAAGAAGATCTCACTCGAATGGACGATATTTCGCGCGATGCTGGTTGGGCAGCACACGACGATATCGATTACAATCAAAAACTTGCCTTCAGCGATGAAGAACCCGATTCTGAACCATCGAAAAAAGATGAAAAGAGAGATACCAAGGAGGAGAAAAGCGAGGAAATTTCGACAGAAGATAGGGAGAAAATTAGAGGTAATCGCGACAATCGCGATGATCATGATAATCGAGATTCGAAGGAATCCCGAGAACAACCGATTCATCGGACGTGGACTCAGAGCTCTGTACCTCGTGATTATCGTGGATCCAACGGGTCTGGTAGTTATAGCGGTCAGTCACAACTGCATTCGGTGCATTCTTTAAGAG GAGTGGAAGACGACGAAGCCTGGAACGAAAGGCGCAGACTAAAATTTGAAGTAGCATCTGCCGTTGAACGCGCTCGACAACGcaaagaagaagaggagaaacGGTACCAGGAATTGACTAGGCAAGCGGCAGCTAAGAAGTTACAAGATTTGGAGCAAAAATTAAAAGCTAAGCACAAAGAAGAGGAACGTGGACAATCGAACGAGTCGAAGAGTTTAATAAACGTTCCGCCGGTACCAATTCCAGTTCCTGATTGGGAAAGGGAACGAGAAAATAGAGAACGAGAGAGCAGAGAAAGAGAGCGACCTTGCGCCGCTACTTCCGAGGGAAAAGATGAAAAGTCGTTGAACCGTGAATTGCGCGAAACCAGAGACAGTCCAAAAGATGGTAGAGAATCGCGCGAGCCGTTAATGTCGGATTTCCGGCAAGGTGACCGTGATCGGCAAGGTTTCGCGAGACAACCGGATACCGTGCGTAACGAACGCGAAAGGGAACGAGAACGGGAACGAGACCGTGATCGCGATCAGAGAGATACGAGAGATCGTGACCATTTAGCGTTCTCTCGGCATTTTCAAAACAATTTACCACCTCGATTTCAAAAACAACAAGCGGAAAGAAGCGGCACTGGTTTCAGTCGAATCTCGCCTTCTACCGAAAGATCATCGACTCAGTCGGTTCCTTTCTCTCAACAGTACGATCCTGGTAGATGGGTTCATAATCATGGTTCTTTAA TAGACAATAACTTAAAAGCAGCACACGGCAATGCACCGCAACGTCGCAGTAGGACGGATTCCGATATTTCTACTTCGATGGACGAAGATCGACCTCCGTCTCGAGATTATCGTGGTTCTCTCCTTCGCGACGATCGATATCGTCATTCTTCGCATCGACCATACGATGCCCGGAAATCGGCCAGCTATTACGACGAATACAGTCGTAATTGTAGAGATCATGATTACGACGACAGGCATTCTCGCGATTCTTGGGAACGCGAACGATACTTCGATGATAATAAAGATCGAGATTCGAAGGACGGATTGGAAACAAGAGATGTAAGGGAGAATCGAGATATACGCGATAATCGTGCTAACAGAGACAATCGAGATTCGAGAGAGAATCGAGACAGGGATAGCAAAGATAAAAAGGATTACGACAATTATTTAAAG GATCCCTTCGACGAACGCGACCGCGACCGTGAACGCGACCGTGAACGTGATCGCGaacgtgatcgtgatcgtgatcgtgatcgtgatcgcgatCGCGACCGTGAACGCGACCGCGAACGTGATCGCGAacgcgatcgtgatcgtgatcgtgatcgcgaaCGAGAACGCGAACAGCGAGAACGTGAACGAGAACGCGAACGCGAACGCGAACGTGAACGGGAACGAGAACGAGAACGAGATCGAGATCGCGATCAAAGGGAACGATCGGAGAGTACGGAATGGCGCGAAGAACGTATAATTCAAGAAAGATCGATCGATAATCGCCGTGATTCCCAGAGAGAAGAGAGAATGGAACGCAACGAACGGCCACAAAGACCAGATTCTCGTGACAGTCGCACTTCCAGGGAATCGAAAACGTCTTTGCGCGAAGACGATTCTCACAAATTGCGAGATTGCAGTTCTTGGGTGAACGAAGTTGTCGATTACGAGGAAAGTAAACGTGATATGTATCACGAGGAtacgagagacagagaaagggagagGGAAAGGGAGAGGGAGAGGAGGCAGCCGTTGGGGCCCGTGACCAAAGAAAGAATCGAGGCAGACGAATTGAAAAACGAAAAACGTAGCTTGACTCAGTTGAAACGAGCCGGTTGCGATTCGGATAAAAAGGATCAGACGAAGGAATGTACAGAAACGAAGAAAGAAACGGATGTTTGGAATAGGAAgctcgaacgaacgaacgaaaatGCAAGAACGGCGGAAAGAAGCGACGGCTCTCCGAAAGCGTGGGCTGACGCCGTATCTCCGACGTTCGACAAAGAAGAAAAACTTTTGGAATGTAATAAGAATGAGAAAGATACGGAGGACTTGAAGCAAAGTTTCGAGAAATTAAGCTTGGAGAAAAGAGAGGATACTCTGAACGAGGAAGTGACGGAGTTGCAGGCTAAAGAAGATAAACGGGAGAAGAATACGCGAAACAGAACGAGTAGCGGCGGATCAAATTCTAGAGTTCGGGATTCGCGCGGAGGACGTCAATGGGGAGGCATGTACAGCGTGTACGCGCGAGGATGGCGCGGTCCGGAATCGAGAGGACGAAGAGGTGGACCTAGAGCGGCAGCTAGACCCGCTTCCGCCAGGAGCGGTTCGTACGGACACACCGATTCGGAGAACAGTGCCGACGAGATATCCGGTTCCACCGAATCCGGTAAGGAGGAGAAAAAATCCGCGAGGTCGCCGAAACTCGGTAGCCACAAGGCGGAAAAGGAGGAACGCGTCTCCGGCAGAGACGATAAACGCGCCGATTATTCACAGTCGCAACGCAACGAGAAACGAGCTTACGACGCGAAATCGAATCGCGAAGGTTTTGCTCCTTCGGGAGAACCGTCTCGTCGCGGTCGTGGTAGTTTTCGCATCCGTAGCGCGACTACTGCTGGCAGTCGTATGGAAGGATACGGTCCGCCGTCGAGTAAAAGTCCTTTCTCTTCCGAACGCGGTACCGACGAGAAACAAAGTTGCGCGCGACAAAATCCTTCGACACCTACCCCGGAGAAGGAAGTCGGCTCTTCGATATCATCTTCGCAGCTTGAGTCTGCCGACGATAAGATAATAGCGAAACAACAAGCATTGACAGCTGGAATAACTGGAAAACGTGCCAAATCACCGAATCAACAATCTCAGCAGTCCCAACAGGCTCAGCAGCCTTGCAATAAACAGGAAGCGAGCCATGCAACCGGTAACGTTGTTTCTCAGAAGGTGCAGTTTAGAAAAGAAGAAACGCGCTCGAAAAGAACGCGCAGCGGAAGCAGAAGG GGCAGAGACAATCGTGAACTACGATACCGCGGGAATGGCAGTAACGCGTCGAAGCAAACCTCTTCGGACGTAGGAAACGAAGATTGGGAAACCACTTCGGAGAATAGCGGCGAAGAACACGTGGACGAGCATAAAGATTCCCGCAATAGTCGTAATAAACAATTCACCGTGTGTACAAGCACGGGTAATAGTCAAAATATGGCCGCATCGAACATGCATTCTCGCAGAAACGAACAAATAGGAAATAGCCGGGAGCAGCGCGAGAAAGGTTTAAAGTCTTGTTCGAATACAACGTCGTCTCGGGCCCCGGGCGCGGAGAAACGAAACTTGCAGAATTCGAGTTTCGCCAATCAGAAAAGTCATTCGAACAGCATTCCGCCGTTGATACAAAGCTGCCAAGTGCAAAACGGAAGATCGAGAAATCAAACTATCGGAAGTAATTCGATGACTTCGAGTAAAACGACCGTTAAAGATACCGCGACGGTGAATCGTATGGAGGACGTGAAATTATCCGATCCGAATTTGATTGGTCAAACTGTTAACGACGCTAACAAAAAGTCTCAGGGAAAGGAGAAGAAAACGATGGTCGAGTGCGACGGGGAAACAAATAGTTTCGTCGAAGATGTATCGAACGCGATCGAGGATAAGCTCGATTCGGATGGTTTTCAAGAGGTTCGTTCGAAGAAAAACGTGAAAGAGTCGAGACACGGACAGAAAGAAGAAACGAAACAACCGATCAAACGCGAAAAGGAGAAGGACAGAGAACGCGATCGTTCAAAGTCGAAAACGAACGGCTCGCAAGCAGCCTCTCTGCAACAGGTGCAAAATATACCCCCTTTGTTGAGTCAAACTATTCCACAACCTGCGAATATCCAACAGAAGCAATACGACAGAACGTCGAGAAATCAGAAGCTCGCGCCGAGATTCCAAAAGCAGCGTTTAGCgaaacagcaacagcaacagcagatGTGCGTGTCGGAAGGTACCGATTCGAATAAGATAAACAATTCGAATAATTATGGTAAAGACTCGTCGAGCGGACCTGCACCTCCGCCCTCCGTAAACGCGTGGGATAAACCGTTTACGACCAGTCAGCTGCGATCGAATTCTCCGTCCGCGGTATCCGCCGACATTCAACTGATACCAGGTTTGTCCGTGCAAAACGATCACGGTCACGGCGGCCACGGTCATAGTCACGGTCATGGTGGTCACACTGGCCATGGTCATGTTCACGGCCACGAAGCTAACGAGCAAACGAATTCTGGAAATAGTAGTCAACGAAATTCGCCGAACAGCGAGAAACCTGGGAAAAATATGAAAGATCAACTCGCGGAGAAAAGCTCCGTCGCCGATGTTTCTTCGCCTCCTGTCCAAACGTTGATATTCGAAAATACAAATTACTCGAAAACTACCAAGGCCGGTCCATCCGATTTAGCGGTGAAGACGAAATTTCCGAATCATATAAAAACTCAACAGCAGCAACGCGTCGAGAAACGCGCGGATTTGGAGGAAGAGGGTAACGCCAGCAGCAttcaacaacagcaacagcaacaaagTCTCCCTGTTGCGTTTTCGAATAAGCCGAACGATTTGATAAAAGACAAGAATCAAGAACCGATTCAAATGCCGCTTTCGTTCAATAAGAACGAAGACAATGCTGACATGAAATTAGATTTCACTTTCGATTCGGATCTGTCTCAGTTGACCGAGGATAAAAGCAAAAGTTTAGGGATGACTCGATCGATGCACATGGCTACCGGTCAAAATACCATATCACCTTCTACCGCAGAGTTGAATCTGAAAATTGCCTCGGTAAAGAAAGTATGGGAAAATGCGCCTCCGATGCCAACCGTGGTTGAACACGAGGATGGCAATGTCGTCAGTAGCGCTAATACCTTTCCTCAACCGTTCGAAAGTACGGACGTTGACGATAGTTACAGCCCTCATCAACAGTATAATCAAAATAacatgaaaaatgaaataaccaCTTCTACGAACGTGTGCAAG CTGGTTCCCCCGCAGGTGAAGCCGCAGCAACAATCTTCGGGTAGCAGTAGTGGTCAGTCCGGTTCGACTGTTCCCGGACCGAGTCCTATCGGAGCAGGTCAGAGTCCTATTGGTCATCCTCCTGTTAGTCTTCAAGGACCACTGAGTCCCCCTCCATTCAACTCTACCGGGCAACCTTCTCATATCAATTATCAG gaATTTCCTCAGTATCCTGGTTCTCAAGCCGCGCAGTATGGAAGCATGTCTGCCATACCTTCTCCGCCAGCTGTACTATTTAATACTGGCTCTGGTCAACTACCAGCTCAAGCGGGAGGTCTTTATGGAGCATTTCAATTAGATCAAAACCGATCTCCTTTCACTCAGTATCCTCCGTATGCTCCGTCGCTTCAGAATTCATTCAGTCAACAAAATGTTTACTTGCAACAACCTCCACCACCGCCACCGCACGCACCTAATGCGCCTACGCCGGATATGTATCAAAATAATCTTTCGCAATACCGCATT ACCGCAGCTGCTGCTCCGCCGTTTGGACAAAATCAACAGCTCAGTAACAATCCGAACACCGTTCTTATTAGTTCCTCCTCGAATTCATTGATGTCAGCTAGTGTTAAGCCATCTTCTCAACCCATTGGCGCCATTGGAACTAAAGCTCCACACTTTCAAGCTCCGTCGGCACCTCAACCAAATCCA ttaacGTACATACCATATGATCCAAATCAAGTACTCGGCGTGAGTGGCAGTTACATGGGCAATTCCCAATTGGTACAGAGACCTGGTCCGAACGTTCAAGCCTCGGCCAATAGTTATTATAGCGCTACTTCGGCTG GTCCTTCGATCATGTTTTCAGATGTATTCCCCGGCTCGCAAACAGGTTTTTATCAACAAGGAGGTGCTACGCAACAGACTGGTACTCATTACGGCCTGCAAGGATTTGGTCAACACAGCCAAAGTTTAGCAACTGGCAATGCTACTCCCGTTGGTCTTCAGAATTTTAGCACTGGATTTTTATCCAGTTCAGGTTTACAGATTGCTGCGGCTGCAGCGGCTCAACAATTTCGCAATCCTACTGGAGGACTTCCTGGACCAGCGAACGCTGGCCCTACCTTTCTTAGTAAGCATCAACCGCAAGAACAACCTAGACAGTTAAAGAGTCCTTCGGGAAATCAGCAAGATGTCCTTGCATCAGTTTTCAGTTCTA CGCCACAGATACCGTCTCCCAAATCGAGAAATTGTAAACAGCAATCTACGTCTCAGCAACCACAACCGAGTCCCACGCAACATCACAAGTATCAACAGTATCAAGGAGTTAGTCAGTCGACACTG GTTTTACAACAAAATGTTCGCGGTATGGGTATGCCACCACGCGCTGGCATTCAACCATCGCAACAACGTTATCCGCCACCCATTCAGAGACCGGTTGTTCCATTTACACCGGGTCCAAATCCTAACAATCCTTCGCAACAACAGCCTAATTGCATTCAatcgcagcagcaacagcaagcTCAGATTAATCGTCATAGACCGAATTTAcatcagcaacaacaacaacaacgtaATATGAAAATGCAGCAACAATATTATTCAACCCAAG GAAACGTTAAAATAGACGCGAATGAAAAAACAGATTCTCATAATGACAAAATCAGCGACGGTAATTCCGGTGCTCAACAAGGAAGCACTAAACCCAATGTGAATTCGCAAGACAATGACAATAAGGAAGAGGTGAATCAACAAAACGAATGa